A DNA window from Hydractinia symbiolongicarpus strain clone_291-10 chromosome 6, HSymV2.1, whole genome shotgun sequence contains the following coding sequences:
- the LOC130648102 gene encoding uncharacterized protein LOC130648102, translated as MEGTNSCSKCKQVLTLENFKRWRGKLTKTCIKCLDINQASKDRSMCPYKRRRAYYKDCGGSQNCHHQKQRACCKDYGGNQICLHQRLRFQCKDCGGGSICEHQNIRSRCKECGGGGIFEHQKGDQGAKTVGVKAYVPIKG; from the coding sequence ATGGAGGGAACCAACAGCtgctcaaaatgtaaacaagtttTAACTCTAGAAAATTTCAAGAGGTGGAGGGGGAAACTGACAAAAACgtgcatcaaatgcctcgatATTAATCAAGCGTCAAAAGATCGCAGCATGTGTCCTTATAAAAGGCGGAGGGCCTATTACAAAGACTGTGGAGGAAGTCAGAATTGCCACCATCAAAAACAGAGGGCCTGTTGCAAAGACTATGGGGGAAATCAAATTTGCCTTCATCAAAGGTTGAGGTTTCAATGCAAAGACTGCGGGGGTGGAAGCATTTGCGAACATCAAAATATAAGATCTCGGTGCAAGGAATGTGGAGGTGGAGGTATTTTCGAACATCAAAAAGGAGATCAAGGTGCAAAGACTGTGGGGGTGAAAGCATATGTCCCCATCAAAGGGTGA